In Rhodobacteraceae bacterium LMO-JJ12, a single window of DNA contains:
- the pgeF gene encoding peptidoglycan editing factor PgeF, producing MTLEYLTSDLLAPMQHGFFTRKGGSSSGIFQGLNCGPGSSDQSQAVAMNRARVAQELNVAPEDLLSIHQVHSPDVVTLTSRDTPRPKADAMVTAVPGLALGILTADCQPVLFADATAGVVGAAHAGWKGALAGVLEATLDAMEALGARRANIAAVIGPCISQRAYEVGPEFLDTFLADDLDNSRFFAGGTGDRVQFDLPGFGLHRLRQAGVGQAEWTRHCTYSDAERFFSYRRTTHAGEADYGRLISVIRA from the coding sequence ATGACACTCGAATATCTCACCTCGGATCTGCTTGCCCCGATGCAGCACGGGTTCTTTACCCGCAAAGGTGGAAGCTCCTCGGGGATATTCCAGGGGCTCAATTGCGGCCCCGGCTCCTCTGATCAATCCCAGGCCGTGGCGATGAACCGCGCCCGCGTCGCACAAGAACTCAACGTCGCACCCGAAGACCTGCTTTCGATCCATCAGGTGCATTCGCCGGATGTGGTCACGCTCACCTCCCGTGACACGCCCCGCCCCAAGGCCGATGCCATGGTGACGGCGGTGCCCGGCCTCGCCCTCGGCATTCTCACCGCCGATTGTCAGCCGGTGCTCTTCGCTGACGCCACAGCCGGGGTCGTCGGCGCCGCGCATGCGGGCTGGAAGGGGGCCTTGGCAGGCGTGCTCGAAGCGACGCTCGACGCTATGGAGGCTTTGGGGGCGCGGCGCGCCAACATCGCCGCCGTGATCGGCCCCTGCATCAGCCAGCGCGCTTACGAGGTCGGCCCGGAATTCCTTGATACCTTCCTGGCAGACGATCTCGACAACAGCCGCTTCTTCGCCGGAGGCACCGGTGATCGGGTGCAATTCGACCTGCCGGGTTTCGGGCTGCACCGGCTGCGTCAGGCCGGGGTCGGCCAAGCCGAATGGACCCGTCACTGCACTTATTCAGACGCCGAGCGCTTCTTCAGCTACCGCCGCACCACGCACGCGGGCGAGGCCGATTATGGCCGCCTGATCTCGGTGATCCGCGCCTGA
- a CDS encoding accessory factor UbiK family protein, which translates to MQTRNKILDDISHLMTNAMGVAQGAKDEAETAMKSFIDRWMADRDFVTREEFDAVRAMAQKAREENAALKARLDALEAKPSK; encoded by the coding sequence ATGCAGACGCGCAACAAGATCCTCGATGATATTTCCCACCTGATGACCAACGCCATGGGCGTGGCGCAGGGCGCCAAGGACGAGGCCGAAACGGCGATGAAATCGTTCATCGACCGTTGGATGGCCGACCGTGATTTCGTGACCCGCGAAGAGTTTGACGCGGTGCGTGCCATGGCCCAGAAGGCCCGCGAAGAGAACGCGGCGCTGAAGGCGCGGCTTGATGCGCTTGAGGCGAAACCGAGCAAGTAA
- a CDS encoding hemerythrin domain-containing protein — protein sequence MTDIYEMIKSDHDRHRELLELISDTSGASDARKAAWDEFYHDVKAHAAAEEETFYSKLISKTWGQDTARHSVHEHQQLDDLMEDLNQSDMATGGWLTKFKTLRHDYEHHIDEEEDEVFARAREVIPDGEIEGYGKAFKTRKENEALLIEKKREDSLED from the coding sequence ATGACTGACATCTATGAAATGATCAAATCCGACCATGACCGGCACCGCGAATTGCTGGAGCTTATCTCGGATACTTCGGGGGCATCGGACGCGCGCAAGGCGGCATGGGACGAGTTCTACCATGATGTGAAGGCCCACGCGGCGGCTGAAGAAGAGACGTTTTATTCCAAGCTGATCAGCAAGACTTGGGGGCAGGATACGGCGCGCCATTCGGTGCATGAACATCAGCAGCTTGATGATCTGATGGAAGATCTGAATCAGAGCGATATGGCGACGGGGGGATGGCTGACCAAGTTCAAAACGCTGCGCCATGACTATGAGCATCATATTGACGAGGAAGAGGACGAGGTCTTCGCCCGTGCGCGCGAGGTGATCCCTGATGGTGAAATCGAAGGCTATGGAAAAGCCTTCAAAACCCGCAAGGAGAATGAGGCGCTGTTGATCGAGAAAAAGCGCGAAGACAGTCTGGAAGACTAG
- a CDS encoding DUF1467 family protein, which yields MSITSAFVLYIVLWFLTFLVVIPFRLKTQGDVGKIVPGTMAGSPEVHHLKKKAMLSTVLAALLWCIIAGIIYSGAITIRDMDWFDRMKPQAGAQG from the coding sequence ATGAGCATCACCTCGGCCTTCGTGCTCTATATCGTGCTGTGGTTCCTGACCTTTCTGGTGGTCATCCCGTTCCGGTTGAAAACCCAAGGGGACGTCGGCAAGATCGTGCCCGGCACAATGGCCGGATCGCCCGAGGTGCATCACCTGAAGAAAAAGGCGATGCTCTCCACGGTTCTGGCCGCTCTGCTCTGGTGCATCATTGCGGGCATCATCTATTCGGGAGCCATCACGATACGCGATATGGATTGGTTTGATCGGATGAAACCGCAGGCAGGTGCACAAGGCTAA
- the mce gene encoding methylmalonyl-CoA epimerase encodes MIGRLNHVAIAVPDLEAACAQYRTALGANVGAPQDEPDHGVTVVFIELPNTKIELLYPLGENSPIKGFLDKNPSGGIHHVCYEVDDILAARDHLKASGARVLGTGEPKIGAHGKPVLFLHPKDFNGCLVELEQV; translated from the coding sequence ATGATCGGTCGCCTCAATCACGTTGCCATCGCCGTTCCTGATCTCGAAGCGGCCTGCGCGCAATATCGCACGGCCCTCGGCGCCAATGTCGGTGCCCCCCAGGACGAACCGGATCACGGCGTAACGGTGGTGTTCATCGAACTGCCCAACACCAAGATCGAGCTGCTTTACCCGCTGGGCGAGAACAGCCCGATCAAGGGTTTTCTCGACAAGAACCCCTCGGGCGGCATCCACCATGTCTGTTACGAGGTCGATGATATCCTCGCCGCGCGCGACCATCTGAAAGCGAGTGGCGCGCGGGTGCTGGGCACGGGCGAGCCGAAAATCGGCGCCCATGGCAAGCCTGTGTTGTTCCTGCACCCCAAGGATTTCAACGGTTGCCTGGTGGAGCTGGAGCAAGTCTGA
- a CDS encoding response regulator — protein sequence MDEFDTLSTYRSPTAARPLLGLTVLVVEDSRYACEAIRLMCQRSGARIRRADCLMSARRHLQVYRPSVLIVDLGLPDGSGDELISEMDRASPRVGVILGMSGDDGAEDLAIGAGADGFLAKPLANLAVFQETILAQLPADRQPIGPRVVPSGILCPDPVAYRDDLTHVADILAEEYDGAKLDYLAQFVGGVARSAADEQLEHAAQSLAATRSESRPSRSALARLAGLVQERLAERVAI from the coding sequence ATGGATGAATTCGACACGCTTTCCACCTATCGCTCGCCGACGGCGGCGCGCCCGCTTCTGGGGCTTACCGTGCTGGTGGTTGAAGACAGCCGCTATGCCTGCGAGGCGATTCGCTTGATGTGCCAGCGGTCGGGCGCGCGGATCCGGCGGGCCGATTGCCTGATGTCGGCGCGCCGCCATCTTCAGGTTTATCGCCCGTCGGTGCTGATCGTTGATCTGGGGCTGCCGGATGGGTCGGGGGACGAGCTGATTTCCGAGATGGACCGTGCGTCTCCCAGGGTTGGCGTGATTCTCGGGATGAGCGGCGATGATGGCGCCGAAGATCTGGCGATCGGAGCGGGGGCTGACGGGTTTCTCGCCAAGCCGCTGGCCAATCTGGCGGTGTTTCAGGAAACCATCCTTGCCCAGCTTCCTGCCGATCGCCAACCGATCGGGCCGCGTGTTGTGCCAAGTGGCATACTCTGCCCCGATCCTGTGGCCTATCGCGATGATCTGACGCATGTCGCGGATATTCTCGCCGAAGAGTATGACGGCGCGAAGCTGGATTATCTGGCGCAATTTGTGGGTGGGGTGGCCCGCAGCGCCGCGGATGAGCAGCTTGAACATGCCGCCCAGTCGTTGGCCGCGACCCGTTCGGAAAGCCGCCCCTCGCGTTCAGCGCTGGCGCGTCTGGCGGGCCTCGTTCAAGAGCGGCTGGCCGAGCGGGTGGCGATCTGA
- the lgt gene encoding prolipoprotein diacylglyceryl transferase: protein MSMLIPFPEISPDIFSFELFGITIALRWYALAYIAGILIAWRLTLAALRRPALWPDDKPPMRSEQLEDLLTWVILGIILGGRLGYVLFYRPLYFLENPSEILMVWQGGMSFHGGFLGVIAAAWLYTSKHAIPRLRASDAIAIGVPWGLLLGRIANFVNGELWGRPTDLPWGVAFPGHAAQDCPDIVGLCARHPSQLYEAALEGLILGVIILVLVWRRQGLKAPGLVSGTFFAGYGLARFIVEFFRQPDAQFITPDNPLGLAFHLGGYGLTMGQILSLPMLLFGLYLILRARQNRLA from the coding sequence ATGAGCATGCTGATCCCCTTCCCCGAAATCTCCCCCGATATCTTTTCGTTTGAACTGTTCGGGATCACCATCGCGCTGCGCTGGTATGCGCTGGCCTATATCGCTGGCATCCTGATTGCCTGGCGTTTGACACTGGCCGCACTGCGCCGCCCCGCGCTCTGGCCGGATGACAAACCACCGATGCGCTCAGAACAGCTTGAAGACCTGCTGACCTGGGTCATCCTGGGCATTATTCTGGGCGGGCGCCTGGGGTATGTCTTGTTCTATCGCCCCCTATACTTCCTTGAAAACCCATCAGAAATTCTGATGGTCTGGCAAGGCGGCATGTCCTTTCATGGCGGATTTCTCGGCGTCATCGCGGCGGCGTGGCTCTATACATCGAAACATGCCATCCCCCGGTTGCGCGCTTCCGATGCGATCGCCATCGGCGTGCCATGGGGATTGTTGCTGGGGCGCATCGCCAACTTCGTCAATGGCGAGCTTTGGGGTCGCCCAACCGATCTGCCTTGGGGCGTCGCCTTTCCGGGGCATGCGGCCCAGGATTGCCCCGATATCGTGGGCCTCTGCGCCCGCCACCCCTCACAACTTTACGAAGCCGCCCTCGAAGGCCTGATCCTTGGTGTGATCATCCTCGTTCTGGTCTGGCGCAGGCAAGGTCTCAAGGCGCCCGGTCTGGTTTCCGGCACCTTCTTTGCAGGCTATGGTCTGGCCCGTTTCATCGTCGAGTTCTTCCGCCAGCCTGACGCCCAGTTCATCACCCCCGACAACCCGCTCGGCCTTGCGTTCCATCTCGGCGGATATGGGCTGACTATGGGGCAAATCCTGTCGCTGCCGATGCTGCTATTCGGGCTGTACCTGATCCTTCGCGCACGTCAAAACCGTCTGGCATGA
- a CDS encoding SAM-dependent methyltransferase: MSDLELHLKRLIATRGPLPLSDYMAECLFHPEHGYYATRDPFGATGDFITAPEISQMFGELIGLSLAQAWLDQGAPERFILAELGPGRATLMADILRATRGVPGFLAAGEIWLVEASPTLTEIQRKTLKDHDVRWGGTVSALPDDAPLFLVANEFFDALPIRQYQRADQGWNERVVGVENDALAFGLTPPVTLPTLAHRLDDTKEGDVVEICGPATAIVDEIGTRIETNGGVALIVDYGDWRSLGDTLQALRAHTPADPLTTPGNCDLTAHVDFEALANAAPCAHTRLTPQGVFLERLGITARAQALATHLEGDALEGHIAAHRRLTHPAEMGTLFKVLGLYPNRATPPPGLEP; the protein is encoded by the coding sequence ATGAGCGATCTTGAACTCCACTTGAAGCGGCTGATCGCCACGCGCGGCCCGCTGCCTCTGTCCGACTATATGGCTGAATGCCTGTTTCATCCCGAACATGGCTATTACGCCACTCGCGACCCCTTTGGCGCCACCGGCGATTTCATCACCGCGCCGGAAATTAGTCAGATGTTTGGGGAACTTATCGGCCTTTCGCTGGCTCAGGCATGGCTTGACCAAGGCGCGCCAGAACGCTTTATCCTGGCCGAGCTTGGCCCCGGTCGCGCCACCCTCATGGCCGATATCCTACGCGCCACGCGCGGCGTTCCCGGCTTTCTCGCAGCCGGTGAAATCTGGCTGGTTGAGGCCTCGCCCACCCTGACCGAGATTCAACGCAAAACGCTCAAAGACCACGACGTTCGATGGGGCGGCACCGTCTCCGCCCTGCCCGATGATGCGCCGCTCTTCCTCGTTGCCAACGAATTCTTCGACGCCCTGCCAATCCGGCAATATCAACGCGCTGATCAAGGTTGGAACGAACGCGTCGTAGGTGTCGAAAATGATGCCCTCGCCTTTGGTCTGACGCCCCCCGTCACACTCCCAACTCTCGCCCACCGGCTTGACGATACCAAAGAGGGCGACGTGGTCGAAATCTGCGGCCCCGCCACCGCGATTGTCGACGAGATCGGCACTAGAATTGAGACCAATGGCGGTGTCGCGCTGATCGTCGATTATGGTGACTGGCGCTCGCTGGGCGATACCTTGCAGGCTCTGCGCGCCCATACGCCCGCTGATCCTCTGACGACACCCGGCAACTGCGATCTCACTGCCCATGTGGATTTTGAAGCACTGGCAAATGCAGCTCCCTGCGCCCATACGCGCCTGACACCTCAGGGTGTCTTTCTCGAACGGCTGGGCATCACCGCCCGCGCTCAGGCGCTGGCCACGCACCTCGAGGGTGACGCGCTTGAAGGACATATTGCCGCACATCGACGCTTGACCCACCCGGCAGAAATGGGGACGCTCTTCAAAGTGCTGGGGCTCTACCCAAATCGCGCAACGCCTCCGCCGGGATTGGAACCATGA